In Mycobacterium tuberculosis H37Rv, a single window of DNA contains:
- a CDS encoding phage protein (This region is a possible MT-complex-specific genomic island (See Becq et al., 2007 PMID:17545187).) has translation MPRPPKPARLKLVEGRSPGRDSGGRKVPESPKFIRQAPDAPDWLDAEALAEWRRVAPTLERLDLLKPEDRALLSAYCETWSVYVAAVQRVRAEGLTITSPKSGVVHRNPAVTVAETARMHLLRLASEFGLTPAAEQRLAVAPGDDGDGLNPFAPDR, from the coding sequence ATGCCAAGACCACCGAAACCGGCCCGGCTCAAACTGGTTGAGGGCCGCTCCCCCGGCCGCGATTCCGGCGGCCGGAAAGTCCCCGAGTCGCCGAAGTTTATCCGTCAGGCACCGGATGCCCCGGACTGGCTCGACGCCGAGGCGCTGGCCGAATGGCGGCGCGTCGCACCGACTTTGGAGCGGCTTGACCTGCTCAAACCTGAGGATCGGGCGCTCCTGTCCGCGTACTGCGAGACCTGGTCCGTCTACGTCGCGGCGGTTCAGCGGGTCCGCGCCGAAGGCCTCACAATTACCTCACCGAAATCCGGTGTCGTGCACCGGAACCCGGCGGTGACGGTTGCGGAGACGGCGCGCATGCATCTGCTGCGCTTGGCCTCCGAGTTTGGCCTGACCCCGGCCGCCGAGCAGCGACTGGCGGTGGCGCCGG
- a CDS encoding phage protein (This region is a possible MT-complex-specific genomic island (See Becq et al., 2007 PMID:17545187).) — MTPINRPLTNDERQLMHELAVQVVCSQTGCSPDAAVEALESFAKDGTLILRGDTENAYLEAGGNVLVHADRDWLAFHASYPGNDPLRDARPIEQDDDQGAGSPS, encoded by the coding sequence GTGACCCCGATCAACCGGCCCCTGACCAACGACGAACGACAACTGATGCACGAGCTGGCAGTCCAGGTTGTCTGCTCGCAGACGGGTTGCTCACCCGATGCGGCGGTCGAAGCACTCGAATCCTTCGCGAAAGACGGAACACTTATCCTCCGCGGCGACACCGAGAACGCCTACCTCGAAGCCGGAGGCAATGTTCTTGTCCATGCCGATCGTGACTGGCTTGCCTTCCACGCGTCGTATCCCGGCAACGACCCGCTGCGAGACGCCCGACCTATCGAGCAGGACGACGACCAGGGGGCGGGGTCGCCATCGTGA
- a CDS encoding phage protein (This region is a possible MT-complex-specific genomic island (See Becq et al., 2007 PMID:17545187).), with the protein MAETPDHAELRRRIADMAFNADVGMATCKRCGDAVPYIILPNLQTGEPVMGVADNKWKRANCPVDVGKPCPFLIAEGVADSTDDTIEVDQ; encoded by the coding sequence ATGGCTGAAACCCCCGACCACGCCGAACTGCGGCGACGAATCGCCGACATGGCTTTCAACGCCGATGTCGGTATGGCGACCTGCAAACGCTGTGGTGACGCCGTGCCGTACATCATCCTGCCGAACCTGCAGACCGGCGAACCCGTCATGGGTGTCGCCGACAACAAATGGAAGCGCGCGAACTGTCCCGTCGACGTCGGTAAGCCGTGCCCGTTCCTAATCGCCGAGGGTGTCGCCGACAGCACCGACGACACCATAGAGGTCGACCAGTGA
- a CDS encoding phage protein (This region is a possible MT-complex-specific genomic island (See Becq et al., 2007 PMID:17545187).), with the protein MTAVAITPASGGRHSVRFAYDSAIVSLIKSTIPAYARSWSAHTRCWFIDADWTPLLAAELRYHGHTVTGPADPAQQQCTDWAKALFRAVGPQRTPAVYRALSKVLHPDAPTGCPILQQQLNAARTALTNPA; encoded by the coding sequence ATGACCGCTGTCGCGATCACCCCGGCATCCGGCGGTCGGCACAGCGTCCGATTCGCCTACGACTCTGCGATCGTGTCGTTGATCAAGTCCACGATCCCCGCCTATGCCCGCTCCTGGTCCGCGCACACCCGCTGCTGGTTCATCGACGCTGACTGGACCCCACTGCTGGCCGCCGAGCTGCGCTACCACGGCCACACCGTCACCGGACCCGCCGACCCGGCGCAACAGCAGTGCACCGACTGGGCCAAAGCGTTGTTCCGGGCGGTCGGACCCCAGCGGACACCCGCCGTGTACAGGGCTTTATCCAAAGTGCTGCACCCCGACGCCCCAACCGGATGCCCGATACTGCAACAGCAGCTCAATGCCGCCAGAACCGCACTTACCAACCCTGCTTGA
- a CDS encoding phage protein (This region is a possible MT-complex-specific genomic island (See Becq et al., 2007 PMID:17545187).): protein MADIPYGTDYPDAPWIDRDGHVLIDDGGKPTQVHRGQARIAYRLAERYQDKLLHVAGIGWHSWDGRRWAADDRGEAKRAVLAELRQALSDSLNDKELRADVRKCESASGVAGVLDLAAALVPFAATVADLDSDPHLLNVANGTLDLHTLKLRPHAPADRITKICRGAYQSDTESPLWQAFLTRVLPDEGVRGFVQRLAGVGLLGTVREHVLAILIGVGANGKSVFDKAIRYALGDYACTAEPDLFMHRENAHPTGEMDLRGVRWVAVSESEKDRRLAESTIKRLTGGDTIRARKMRQDFVEFTPSHTPLLITNHLPRVPGDDTAIWRRIRVVPFEVVIPADEQDRELDARLQLEADSILSWAVAGWSDYQRIGLSQPDAVLAATSNYREDSDTIKRFIDDECVTSSPVLKATTTHLFEAWQRWRVQEGVPEISRKAFGQSLDTHGYPVTDKARDGRWRAGIAVRGADDFDD, encoded by the coding sequence ATGGCCGACATCCCCTACGGCACCGACTATCCCGACGCCCCCTGGATCGACCGGGACGGGCACGTGCTCATCGACGACGGTGGCAAACCGACGCAAGTTCATCGCGGCCAAGCCCGAATCGCCTACCGGCTAGCCGAACGTTACCAGGACAAGCTGCTGCACGTGGCCGGGATCGGCTGGCACTCCTGGGACGGCAGACGCTGGGCAGCCGACGACCGCGGCGAAGCCAAACGTGCAGTGCTGGCAGAGCTGCGCCAAGCGCTCTCAGACAGCCTCAACGACAAGGAATTACGCGCCGACGTCCGAAAATGCGAATCGGCGTCCGGCGTGGCCGGCGTGCTCGACCTGGCCGCCGCACTGGTACCATTCGCCGCGACGGTAGCCGACCTCGACAGCGACCCGCACTTGCTCAACGTCGCGAATGGGACGCTGGACCTGCACACGCTCAAATTGCGGCCCCACGCGCCCGCTGACCGCATCACAAAGATATGCCGCGGTGCCTACCAGTCCGACACCGAATCGCCTCTCTGGCAAGCGTTCTTGACCCGCGTTCTGCCCGATGAAGGTGTGCGCGGGTTCGTGCAACGCCTGGCCGGCGTCGGCCTACTAGGCACCGTCCGCGAACATGTCCTGGCGATTCTTATCGGTGTAGGTGCCAACGGAAAATCTGTGTTCGACAAGGCGATTCGCTATGCCCTTGGCGATTATGCCTGCACCGCTGAGCCTGACCTTTTCATGCACCGGGAAAACGCTCACCCAACAGGCGAAATGGACCTCCGCGGCGTGCGATGGGTAGCGGTATCCGAGAGCGAAAAAGATCGCCGGCTGGCCGAATCAACGATAAAACGGCTGACTGGCGGCGACACCATCCGCGCCCGAAAGATGCGGCAAGACTTCGTGGAATTCACGCCGTCACATACCCCACTGCTCATCACCAACCACCTACCGAGAGTGCCCGGCGATGATACGGCCATCTGGCGGCGAATTCGAGTGGTGCCGTTTGAAGTAGTGATTCCTGCCGACGAGCAGGACCGGGAACTGGACGCACGGTTGCAGTTGGAGGCCGACAGCATCCTGTCCTGGGCGGTGGCCGGATGGAGCGACTATCAGCGAATCGGACTATCCCAGCCGGACGCGGTGCTCGCGGCAACGTCGAATTACCGCGAGGACTCCGACACGATAAAGAGGTTCATCGACGACGAATGCGTCACCAGCTCGCCGGTGCTGAAAGCCACTACTACGCATCTGTTCGAGGCGTGGCAAAGGTGGCGGGTGCAAGAAGGCGTACCCGAAATCTCGCGCAAAGCGTTCGGCCAGTCGCTCGACACCCACGGATACCCGGTCACTGACAAGGCCCGTGATGGTCGTTGGCGGGCCGGAATAGCGGTGAGAGGGGCCGATGATTTCGATGATTAG
- a CDS encoding phage protein (This region is a possible MT-complex-specific genomic island (See Becq et al., 2007 PMID:17545187).): protein MTAGAGGSPPTRRCPATEDRAPATVATPSSADPTASRAVSWWSVHEHVAPVLDAAGSWPMAGTPAWRQLDDADPRKWAAICDAARHWALRVETCQEAMAQASRDVSAAADWPGIAREIVRRRGVYIPRAGVA from the coding sequence ATGACCGCCGGCGCCGGCGGGTCGCCGCCGACGCGACGATGCCCGGCCACGGAGGACCGGGCACCCGCGACAGTCGCCACACCGTCTAGCGCCGATCCTACCGCGTCACGCGCCGTGTCGTGGTGGTCGGTGCACGAGCATGTCGCGCCGGTCCTGGATGCTGCCGGGTCGTGGCCGATGGCCGGCACACCGGCCTGGCGTCAGCTCGACGACGCCGATCCTCGCAAATGGGCCGCGATCTGCGACGCAGCCCGGCACTGGGCTCTGAGGGTAGAGACGTGCCAGGAGGCGATGGCGCAGGCGTCACGTGACGTATCTGCGGCCGCCGACTGGCCCGGCATCGCCCGCGAGATCGTCCGACGGCGCGGCGTGTACATCCCGCGGGCGGGGGTGGCGTGA
- a CDS encoding phage protein (This region is a possible MT-complex-specific genomic island (See Becq et al., 2007 PMID:17545187).), with protein MSTIYHHRGRVAALSRSRASDDPEFIAAKTDLVAANIADYLIRTLAAAPPLTDEQRTRLAELLRPVRRSGGAR; from the coding sequence GTGTCGACCATCTACCATCATCGCGGCCGCGTAGCCGCACTGTCTCGTTCCCGCGCATCCGACGATCCCGAGTTCATCGCCGCGAAAACCGATCTCGTTGCCGCGAACATCGCGGACTACCTCATCCGCACCCTCGCCGCAGCGCCGCCCCTGACTGACGAGCAGCGCACCCGGCTGGCCGAGCTGCTGCGCCCCGTGCGGCGGTCAGGCGGTGCCCGATGA
- a CDS encoding phage protein (This region is a possible MT-complex-specific genomic island (See Becq et al., 2007 PMID:17545187).): MSRHHNIVIVCDHGRKGDGRIEHERCDLVAPIIWVDETQGWLPQAPAVATLLDDDNQPRAVIGLPPNESRLRPEMRRDGWVRLHWEFACLRYGAAGVRTCEQRPVRVRNGDLQTLCENVPRLLTGLAGNPDYAPGFAVQSDAVVVAMWLWRTLCESDTPNKLRATPTRGSC, translated from the coding sequence ATGAGCCGGCACCACAACATCGTGATCGTCTGTGACCACGGCCGCAAAGGCGATGGCCGCATCGAACACGAGCGCTGCGATCTTGTCGCGCCGATCATTTGGGTCGACGAGACCCAGGGCTGGTTACCGCAGGCGCCAGCGGTGGCAACATTACTCGACGACGACAACCAGCCGCGAGCCGTTATTGGCTTGCCGCCCAACGAGTCTCGCCTACGACCTGAAATGCGCCGCGACGGGTGGGTGCGGCTGCACTGGGAATTCGCCTGCCTGAGGTACGGCGCCGCCGGCGTGCGCACGTGCGAGCAGCGGCCCGTGCGGGTTCGCAACGGCGACCTGCAAACACTGTGCGAGAACGTTCCGCGGCTACTGACCGGACTGGCCGGCAACCCCGACTACGCACCGGGTTTTGCGGTGCAGTCGGACGCGGTGGTCGTCGCCATGTGGCTGTGGCGCACGCTCTGCGAAAGCGACACGCCGAACAAACTACGCGCCACCCCAACGCGTGGTAGCTGCTAG
- a CDS encoding phage integrase (This region is a possible MT-complex-specific genomic island (See Becq et al., 2007 PMID:17545187).), producing the protein MRYTTPVRAAVYLRISEDRSGEQLGVARQREDCLKLCGQRKWVPVEYLDNDVSASTGKRRPAYEQMLADITAGKIAAVVAWDLDRLHRRPIELEAFMSLADEKRLALATVAGDVDLATPQGRLVARLKGSVAAHETEHKKARQRRAARQKAERGHPNWSKAFGYLPGPNGPEPDPRTAPLVKQAYADILAGASLGDVCRQWNDAGAFTITGRPWTTTTLSKFLRKPRNAGLRAYKGARYGPVDRDAIVGKAQWSPLVDEATFWAAQAVLDAPGRAPGRKSVRRHLLTGLAGCGKCGNHLAGSYRTDGQVVYVCKACHGVAILADNIEPILYHIVAERLAMPDAVDLLRREIHDAAEAETIRLELETLYGELDRLAVERAEGLLTARQVKISTDIVNAKITKLQARQQDQERLRVFDGIPLGTPQVAGMIAELSPDRFRAVLDVLAEVVVQPVGKSGRIFNPERVQVNWR; encoded by the coding sequence GTGAGATACACTACACCTGTGCGTGCTGCTGTCTACCTCCGAATCTCAGAAGACCGCTCCGGCGAACAGCTCGGCGTGGCCCGCCAACGCGAGGACTGCCTAAAGCTGTGCGGGCAGCGAAAATGGGTGCCCGTCGAGTACCTCGACAACGACGTCAGCGCATCAACCGGCAAGCGCCGCCCCGCCTACGAGCAGATGTTGGCCGACATCACCGCCGGCAAGATCGCCGCCGTGGTGGCCTGGGACCTGGACCGGCTCCATCGCCGTCCCATCGAGCTGGAAGCCTTCATGTCATTAGCCGACGAGAAGCGGCTGGCCCTGGCCACCGTCGCCGGCGACGTTGACCTGGCGACACCCCAGGGCCGGCTAGTCGCCCGCCTGAAGGGGTCGGTGGCCGCTCACGAAACCGAGCACAAGAAGGCACGACAGCGCCGCGCCGCCCGCCAGAAAGCTGAACGCGGCCACCCCAACTGGTCGAAAGCCTTCGGCTACCTGCCCGGCCCCAACGGTCCCGAACCCGACCCCCGGACAGCGCCGCTGGTCAAACAGGCCTACGCCGACATCCTCGCCGGGGCGTCCCTGGGCGACGTGTGCCGCCAGTGGAACGACGCCGGGGCGTTCACCATCACCGGCCGCCCGTGGACGACTACAACGCTGTCGAAATTCTTGCGCAAACCCCGCAACGCCGGACTACGCGCATATAAGGGTGCCCGCTACGGCCCGGTGGACCGCGACGCGATTGTCGGCAAGGCCCAGTGGTCGCCGCTGGTGGACGAGGCGACGTTCTGGGCCGCCCAGGCCGTGCTGGACGCCCCCGGCCGCGCCCCCGGCCGCAAAAGCGTGCGCCGCCACCTGCTGACCGGGCTGGCAGGCTGCGGCAAATGCGGCAACCACCTGGCCGGCAGCTACCGCACCGACGGCCAGGTCGTCTACGTGTGCAAGGCGTGCCACGGGGTGGCCATCCTGGCCGACAACATCGAACCGATCCTGTATCACATCGTGGCCGAGCGGCTGGCCATGCCCGACGCCGTTGACTTGTTGCGCCGGGAGATTCACGACGCCGCCGAAGCCGAAACCATCCGCCTGGAACTGGAAACCCTCTACGGGGAGCTGGACAGGCTCGCCGTCGAACGCGCCGAAGGGCTACTGACCGCGCGCCAGGTGAAGATCAGCACCGACATCGTCAACGCCAAGATAACGAAACTTCAGGCCCGCCAACAGGATCAGGAACGGCTCCGAGTGTTCGACGGGATACCGTTGGGAACACCGCAAGTCGCCGGGATGATAGCCGAGCTGTCGCCGGACCGGTTCCGCGCCGTCCTCGACGTCCTCGCTGAAGTCGTTGTCCAGCCGGTCGGCAAGAGCGGCAGGATATTCAATCCCGAACGGGTGCAGGTGAATTGGCGATGA
- a CDS encoding hypothetical protein (This region is a possible MT-complex-specific genomic island (See Becq et al., 2007 PMID:17545187).) has product MLAKLAAPGATNPDDHTPVIDTTPDAAAIDRDTRSQAQRNHDGLLAGLRALIASGKLGQHNGLPVSIVVTTTLTDLQTGAGKGFTGGGTLLPMADVIRMTSHAHHYSPASGRYPQAIFDHGTPLALYHTKRLASPAQRIMLFANDRGCTKPGCDAPAYHSQAHHVTAWTSTGRTDITELTLACGPDNRLAEKGWTTHNNTHGHTEWLPPPHLDHGQPWTCEIHYTCACCCLPPNLRRPLRRTARRGPPTRGLPKAVRAAKMGARRVPRQRRQRINRQAPPRLRADVGRHHRRQDRRRGGLGPGPAPSPSHRAGSLHVISRREAAGPGHRRRRR; this is encoded by the coding sequence GTGCTAGCCAAACTGGCCGCCCCCGGCGCGACCAACCCCGACGACCACACCCCGGTCATCGACACCACCCCCGATGCGGCCGCCATCGACCGCGACACCCGCAGCCAAGCCCAACGCAACCACGACGGGCTGCTGGCCGGGCTGCGCGCGCTGATCGCCTCCGGGAAACTGGGCCAACACAACGGTCTTCCCGTCTCGATCGTGGTCACCACCACCCTGACCGACCTGCAAACCGGCGCCGGCAAGGGCTTCACCGGCGGCGGCACCCTGCTACCCATGGCCGATGTGATCCGCATGACCAGCCACGCCCACCACTACTCCCCCGCAAGCGGGAGGTACCCCCAGGCGATCTTCGACCACGGCACACCCCTGGCGCTGTATCACACCAAACGCCTAGCCTCCCCGGCCCAGCGGATCATGCTGTTCGCCAACGACCGCGGCTGCACCAAACCCGGCTGTGACGCACCGGCCTACCACAGCCAAGCCCACCACGTCACCGCCTGGACCAGCACCGGACGCACCGACATCACCGAGCTGACCCTGGCCTGCGGCCCCGACAACCGACTCGCCGAAAAAGGCTGGACCACCCACAACAACACCCACGGCCACACCGAATGGCTACCACCACCCCACCTCGACCACGGCCAACCGTGGACCTGTGAGATACACTACACCTGTGCGTGCTGCTGTCTACCTCCGAATCTCAGAAGACCGCTCCGGCGAACAGCTCGGCGTGGCCCGCCAACGCGAGGACTGCCTAAAGCTGTGCGGGCAGCGAAAATGGGTGCCCGTCGAGTACCTCGACAACGACGTCAGCGCATCAACCGGCAAGCGCCGCCCCGCCTACGAGCAGATGTTGGCCGACATCACCGCCGGCAAGATCGCCGCCGTGGTGGCCTGGGACCTGGACCGGCTCCATCGCCGTCCCATCGAGCTGGAAGCCTTCATGTCATTAGCCGACGAGAAGCGGCTGGCCCTGGCCACCGTCGCCGGCGACGTTGA
- a CDS encoding hypothetical protein (This region is a possible MT-complex-specific genomic island (See Becq et al., 2007 PMID:17545187).), translating to MLANSREELVEVFDALDAELDRLDEVSFEVLTTPERLRSLERLECLVRRLPAVGHALINQLDAQASEEELGGTLCCALANRLRITKPDAARRIADAADLGPRRALTGEPLAPQLTATATAQRQGLIGEAHVKVIRALFRPPARRGGCVHPPGRRSRPGRQSRSISSRRAGPLRPAGHGLATPRRRPHRHRTRPQTRHHPEQPAIRRHVTAKWLPDPPSAGHL from the coding sequence ATGTTAGCGAATAGCCGGGAGGAGCTTGTCGAGGTCTTTGATGCGCTGGATGCCGAGCTGGACCGCTTGGACGAGGTGTCTTTTGAGGTGTTGACCACCCCGGAACGGCTGCGGTCTCTGGAACGTCTGGAATGCTTGGTGCGCCGGCTACCGGCGGTGGGTCACGCGTTGATCAACCAACTTGACGCCCAAGCCAGCGAGGAAGAACTGGGCGGCACGCTGTGCTGCGCGCTGGCCAACCGGTTACGCATCACCAAGCCCGACGCCGCCCGGCGCATCGCCGACGCCGCCGATCTCGGACCTCGTCGAGCACTCACCGGTGAACCGCTAGCCCCACAGTTGACCGCCACCGCCACCGCCCAACGCCAGGGCCTGATCGGCGAGGCGCACGTCAAAGTGATTCGCGCCCTTTTTCGCCCACCTGCCCGCCGCGGTGGATGTGTCCACCCGCCAGGCCGCCGAAGCCGACCTGGCCGGCAAAGCCGCTCAATATCGTCCCGACGAGCTGGCCCGCTACGCCCAGCGGGTCATGGACTGGCTACACCCCGACGGCGACCTCACCGACACCGAACGCGCCCGCAAACGCGGCATCACCCTGAGCAACCAGCAATACGACGGCATGTCACGGCTAAGTGGCTACCTGACCCCCCAAGCGCGGGCCACCTTTGA
- the bioB gene encoding biotin synthetase (This region is a possible MT-complex-specific genomic island (See Becq et al., 2007 PMID:17545187).), translating to MTQAATRPTNDAGQDGGNNSDILVVARQQVLQRGEGLNQDQVLAVLQLPDDRLEELLALAHEVRMRWCGPEVEVEGIISLKTGGCPEDCHFCSQSGLFASPVRSAWLDIPSLVEAAKQTAKSGATEFCIVAAVRGPDERLMAQVAAGIEAIRNEVEINIACSLGMLTAEQVDQLAARGVHRYNHNLETARSFFANVVTTHTWEERWQTLSMVRDAGMEVCCGGILGMGETLQQRAEFAAELAELGPDEVPLNFLNPRPGTPFADLEVMPVGDALKAVAAFRLALPRTMLRFAGGREITLGDLGAKRGILGGINAVIVGNYLTTLGRPAEADLELLDELQMPLKALNASL from the coding sequence GTGACGCAAGCGGCAACGCGACCGACGAACGACGCCGGCCAGGATGGCGGGAACAACTCGGACATTCTGGTGGTTGCCCGCCAACAGGTGCTGCAGCGCGGTGAGGGCCTGAACCAGGACCAGGTGCTGGCGGTGCTGCAGCTACCCGACGACCGGCTCGAGGAGCTGTTGGCGCTGGCCCACGAGGTGCGGATGCGCTGGTGCGGACCCGAGGTCGAGGTCGAAGGCATCATCAGCCTGAAAACCGGTGGCTGCCCGGAGGATTGCCATTTCTGCTCGCAATCGGGGCTGTTCGCCTCCCCGGTGCGCAGCGCCTGGCTGGACATACCCAGCCTGGTCGAGGCGGCCAAACAGACCGCCAAGTCCGGCGCCACCGAGTTCTGCATCGTGGCCGCGGTGCGCGGACCCGACGAGCGATTGATGGCCCAGGTCGCGGCCGGCATCGAGGCGATTCGCAACGAAGTCGAGATCAACATCGCCTGCTCCCTAGGGATGCTGACCGCCGAGCAAGTGGACCAACTGGCGGCGAGGGGGGTGCATCGCTACAACCACAACCTCGAAACGGCGCGCTCGTTCTTCGCCAACGTCGTCACCACCCACACCTGGGAAGAGCGCTGGCAGACGCTATCGATGGTGCGTGACGCGGGCATGGAGGTTTGCTGCGGCGGCATCCTCGGCATGGGGGAGACGCTGCAGCAGCGCGCGGAATTCGCCGCCGAGCTTGCCGAGCTGGGCCCCGACGAGGTCCCGCTGAACTTCCTCAACCCGCGGCCCGGTACCCCGTTCGCCGACCTGGAGGTAATGCCGGTCGGTGACGCGCTCAAGGCGGTGGCCGCCTTCCGGTTGGCGTTACCGCGCACCATGCTGCGGTTCGCCGGTGGCCGCGAGATCACCCTGGGTGACCTCGGCGCCAAGCGAGGCATCCTGGGCGGCATCAACGCCGTGATCGTCGGCAACTACCTGACCACCCTCGGCCGGCCCGCGGAAGCCGACCTGGAACTGCTCGACGAGCTACAGATGCCGCTGAAGGCACTCAACGCCAGCCTGTAA
- a CDS encoding hypothetical protein (A core mycobacterial gene; conserved in mycobacterial strains (See Marmiesse et al., 2004 PMID:14766927).), which produces MVEIVAGKQRAPVAAGVYNVYTGELADTATPTAARMGLEPPRFCAQCGRRMVVQVRPDGWWARCSRHGQVDSADLATQR; this is translated from the coding sequence ATGGTGGAAATCGTGGCTGGAAAACAACGCGCTCCGGTCGCTGCCGGCGTGTACAACGTGTACACCGGGGAACTGGCGGATACGGCCACGCCGACAGCGGCTCGGATGGGTCTGGAGCCCCCCCGGTTCTGTGCGCAGTGCGGTCGCCGGATGGTCGTCCAGGTCCGGCCCGACGGCTGGTGGGCGCGCTGTTCTCGCCACGGGCAGGTGGACTCGGCCGACTTGGCGACACAGCGGTGA
- a CDS encoding transmembrane protein (A core mycobacterial gene; conserved in mycobacterial strains (See Marmiesse et al., 2004 PMID:14766927).), translating to MTEPPGFGGPSEPSGAPRTSRTRAVLFVMLGLSATGVLVGGLWAWIAPPIHAVVAITRAGERVHEYLGSESQNFFIAPFMLLGLLSVLAVVASALMWQWREHRGPQMVAGLSIGLTTAAAIAAGVGALVVRLRYGALDFDTVPLSRGDHALTYVTQAPPVFFARRPLQIALTLMWPAGIASLVYALLAAGTARDDLGGYPAVDPSSNARTEALETPQAPVS from the coding sequence GTGACCGAGCCACCCGGTTTTGGCGGACCGTCCGAGCCTTCCGGTGCACCGCGGACGTCGCGGACACGGGCGGTCCTGTTTGTGATGCTGGGTCTGTCGGCGACCGGTGTGTTGGTCGGTGGCCTGTGGGCGTGGATCGCCCCGCCAATCCATGCCGTCGTGGCCATCACACGCGCGGGTGAGCGGGTGCACGAGTATCTGGGCAGCGAATCCCAGAACTTCTTCATCGCGCCATTTATGCTGCTGGGGCTCTTGAGTGTGCTGGCTGTCGTGGCATCGGCATTGATGTGGCAGTGGCGAGAGCACCGCGGACCGCAGATGGTTGCTGGGCTGTCGATTGGGCTGACGACCGCTGCGGCGATCGCGGCGGGAGTTGGCGCGCTGGTGGTTCGGTTGCGCTACGGTGCGTTGGACTTTGACACCGTGCCACTTTCCCGCGGCGACCACGCCCTGACGTACGTCACCCAGGCCCCGCCGGTGTTTTTCGCCCGCCGGCCGCTGCAGATCGCCCTCACTCTCATGTGGCCGGCTGGCATCGCGTCGCTGGTATATGCCCTGCTTGCGGCCGGGACGGCGCGGGACGACCTGGGCGGCTATCCGGCTGTCGATCCGTCGTCGAACGCTCGTACTGAAGCCCTGGAAACCCCTCAGGCCCCGGTGTCCTAG